In the Haloactinospora alba genome, TATAACTACTCAGAGTAGTTGGCGAGTGCTTCGTTTTGAAGGAATGCTGGTAGTTCTTTCCAGGAAATGTCCGGTTTCGTGATCCTTGGATAAAAATCATCCCATTACTCAGAGTGTCTGCTCCGTGTTCGTGTGGTGGCGCGGCCAGGGTGGGGTCGGAAATGCAGGCGAACGAGAAAAGGGGAGATCATGCGAAACGAGCTCACGCGCGCGTCCGTCGTCACCGTGGCCCTGGGGGCTGCTGTCCTGGTCGGCCCACTGGCCGCGCCCGCCGCCGCCGTGGTCGATCCCAACGACCTCGTTGTGGTTAATGACGACGACCTCGTTGATGTTGATGACACGCTCAACAACATCAGCACCAACGTCCTCGGCGTCCAAGCTGACGACAACAATCTCGCGCTCCTGACGAGCCTGGGACAGTAGTCTCTTTAGCGCGACGGCCGCGGATCGTTCCGGCCGGCCATGGGCGGAACGATCCGCTGACGGGAAACGGCCGTCGCCGGGCCTGTTCGGCACCGCCGAGAGCATGACACGGTGAGCACCCGCCCAGTCCGGTCGTGAACCTCGTGGAGGTGTTCGTGGGGCGCCGTCGCGTGGTGCTCGTCGCTCTGGTTCTGCTCGTCGGCGGTGCCGCTGTCGGCCTGGCGTCGGTGGGCGCTGACCGGGTTCCGTACACGGCGCGGGAGTCCGGGACACAACACCATACGCTGCTCGCCCTGCTCTACTTCGCGCTGGTCACGCTGGTCGACACCTACCTCGGATGGTGCACGGTCCCGGTCCTGCTGAGCTACTGGTCCGCGCGCTCGGCGAAGGGGGCAGCGGGGATCGGCGCGGCGTTCGCGCTGGTGGCGCTCACCGTCTACGCCCTCGGGGAGTACCTCACGCAGGTGTTCGATTCCGGGGAGCGGGCGACTCGTTACCCCGGGCCGGACGATCCGCCGGTTCCCGATCCCAGCATGCTGGACACCGCGATGTGGATAGTTCTGTCCCCGATGCTCCCGACGGCCGTGGTCGGGGCCGTTCTCGTTGCCATCGCCGGCTACCACGCCCGGTGGCGTCCGCCGATGCTGCTGGTGCTGGCCGCCGCGGCCGTGGTGGACCTGCGGCGGCGCGCGGACACCCCCTGGCTGAGCGTCGCCAACGGCCTTCCGAACGCGCTGCTGGCCGCGGTGGGGATCGCGGTGGTCGTCGGGACGGTGGCCGTGGCGTTCCGGACACACCGCGGCCCTCGGGCCGCGAACTCCGACGAGCCGGTGTAGTCCGCGTCCGGACGTACCGCAGCGCTGTGCGCTCGTCGCGCGGAACCACCACGCCTCCGGAACGCAGCGGGGCCGTTCCGGCCAGGGGCGTGGTGGCGGACTCGCCGTGCGGTGCGTCCACAGGGTGTGGGTGGACTCTTCCGGTTCCGGGGCGGTGCGGAGAGTCTGAGGGCACAGTGCCCGGTTACCGGGACGCGACGCCACCCACTCCGCCGGAGGTTGCCATGACACCGCCCCGCACCCCCGCTCGCGGCGGGCCGTGTGCGCCCGCCCCTTCCCGTCGCCGCGACGACGGTATGAGCACCGCCGAGTACGCCGTCGGCACGGCTGCCGCCGTCGCCTTCGCCGCCGTACTGTTCACGATCCTGACCAGCGACGACATCCGGGCGGAGCTCACCCGGATCATCATCGAT is a window encoding:
- a CDS encoding DUF4244 domain-containing protein codes for the protein MSTAEYAVGTAAAVAFAAVLFTILTSDDIRAELTRIIIDALRTAE